The following is a genomic window from Lycorma delicatula isolate Av1 chromosome 6, ASM4794821v1, whole genome shotgun sequence.
CTGATTAACAGATGTCTTTCAATCCTTAGATAACTTCAGCTttgacttttaattatttattctctaaGCAACAACAGGCTTATGCCTAATtagttatttatgataaattaattttgtaccaCATGAAAAAAGGCAAGCCTGACCAGAATATAGAACCTTTTGGATGAATGACAGTTGAAgacatctattttaatatttctgtctGTTACTTGGcgagtagtttttttatattaataatatacatttatattacaaatttctgtctccgttaaattaattttcatattggtatttttaaagaatttaccaCCGATACCATTAAAATCTATGGCTAAGTCACCAGCTTTATGGGGAAGTCTAATAGCACATTTTGGACATGATTGGGGAATTATTTCAATAACATCAGATTTAccaaaatacatgaaatatgtTCTTCATTACGATATAGAGCATgtaagtattgttttaaaattttataaacaaattctctaactatattattaacataaataaaaatgcaccGGTTATTAAAAAACTAGTAGTCAATActtccatattttataaaaaagatttcagaaaatgttgataaatcattctcaaaaaaaaagatttttgatgctGAGATAtttcaactattattttaaaaaataagggcTTTAAAAGTAATATCTTATTTCTTGgcaattagaaacaaaattatattatcttttggAATTGTTCATTATACCACTGAACAGAAATTGTTTACTATAAGCTCCTGCTGCTGTCCAGTTAAATGAATATTCTAACCTTCACTGTTAATAATTGGGAAGATTACACCTAGCAACTAAGATAAAGCAACCAGAATTGATCAGTATAAAAAGTTTCATGTTCCATCATGACAATACTAGACCTCATATATCTTTGACGACCTCTTGAAAATTAAGAGAGCTTGGCCTTGAAGTATTAATGCATCCACAATGTAATTGATCTTTCATTAACAGACTACTATTAGTTTTGGTCTGTATAGAACTGTGTTAATAGTAAAAAGTTGATATCTAAAGAGGCCGGTGAAAAtcacttatacattttttcatccaaaaaatgttctacaatGACAGGATTATAATTTTTACCTCAAAACTAGAATAAGTTGTTCAATCAAAACACcacaaatttggtttaataaacttcatttgaaatataaaaaaaccttgttttacttttaaaaaaataagaagaaacctTTCCtcaaaccattattattattatgttttgagATCTTACAACTTTTATACTAAGAAAGtacaaaatatacagaaaaactaGATTAAGTAATCACCAATAGTGACTGATTGTCCATGAAAGTAAATATCACCAAAGTAGCAATTAAAAGAATATGGGGAGATAACATTACTGTAATGAAATTCTTCCAATGCACTGAATGCTGGctacagttaattaaatataaaaataatttaatgttaatctaTGTTATCCTACAAATTATGTTGctatttgcatttattattattgttctataTTTTAATACACAGCACTAGCCGATATAGGGCTCCACTTCCATCTAGCCAGAGGTCTCCACCCCATTGACTCCTACATAGtttgttaccctcatggttgtgagattaatactgataaataacaattaagttattcaggctttatagaaacctgaaaaagaaactaaattacaaaggcAGAATAGCagtaactataataaattaagttcCACAGACCTTTACAAGGAAAACTCCACAAGCTATTTCAGTTGCcatctgaaaatataataatgaattaatttttttttctttaatgaatatttttaatttacaacttaacCCCCAAGGAGACTAGGGACTCGATCTATGTTTTAAAACTTTCTCTGGGATAATGCGAATGTGTCTTGTAAATCTGAAAGGGATCAGTCATTGGTTCTTGATGCTGatacaaacaaacagacaaacttttcatttatatatgatTCCCAGTAATTGAATTATGATTGATTATGactacatgtaaataaaaattgcatctgttttataaaatagtcATCCAATACAGTAAATCAGTGAATGACAAACATACACTTAACAAGGAAacagaattaatcataaaaataaatctttgaaaactTTCATATTTTGGCCATGCTAAAACAGGGAACCTATACCAGCCATTAAAAGGTATCATGCCAAACAAGATATTAAAGTAGAGGAGTTTAAGAAGAGAATGGATGGATATGTTTGATTCAGATTCTATGAACTGGCTGAAATGCTCATTTTTTCAAAACAGCAGTTGACAGGTTGCATTTGTCGTAATGATGGAAAATCTTAGAAAGAAGACGGCATATTAGGATGAAGGTATAAAATTGTCGATccaagtagattttttaaaaattatataattttctgtcaaattcttcataaaaaaaggtCATATACAATATAAATGTAAACTATGTATACTAGTAAACTtactcaaaactattttttttaaaaattaaatatcataaattaattttcctggGCAAACAACCTTCTATTTTAGAAgggataaacacaaaaaaaaatgtatagacaatattaaaatatcatcaacTGCTACAatcattaactattaataaatgacAACAGCATGGCCAAAACTACACCTTGCACCCAATGTTGAgataacttcttttgttttcttcattatatttttttgcaattaaccTTCAACAGTATTAAGTAaagcatttcattttattacagaatgGATTACTTTCAGCACTTCCATTCATGATTGTATCCATCACTGCAGTGCTTGGTGGTTggttatcagattttttacataGAAGGAAACTAACTTCCACAAGTACTTCAAGAAAGTTATTAGCAACAATATGTAagtctacatattaaaaaatatatataaataccttttagTAAAAACAGTTCTTTAAGAAAGATTtgtcacaaaaataaaacaggaaggattaaaaaaatgtctttacaaTCTAACGAACATGTAAAAGTAATTGCCCAATAATAAAACATCAGAAATTTTGGCTATTATCAAGTTCTCATtctatacaacaataaaaatgtaaacagttcttcaagatatattataaatacagtttaaataacattaacaattttaatttatttaatttccttttcaaataaaaaaaacaaatttatttattttttataatttgaataggtGAATATACCAAAAGATTATTATCACCCGAACAAAACACACATATATCCTATTACAGGTTTACTTAATCAGACATTTATTTAGtgttattaccaaaataattataacaaataatgcaCAAGCAGCAATACATAAAGGTAAAAACCAAATTAAGACTTATACATTGATCATCTAAAATTAGCACTCAAAATAATCAGtttacacatttaataatatattaaatgaaacacaaaaacatatttacaataaataattaggtTTGAAATTAAACAGGTAAGATTTATTTCCTAGAAATAGGTAGAATtatttgtggtttttattttattgtaattttttatttataattatttttaacatttgctGATAATGATGTTGAAATGAActcataatgaaattaaaaagacatctaattataaatttttattttttgtagtcaattttttttaataactataaatctcagttaatgtattttgtaataaataagtaataataaattgaatatatatgtaCTTTGTACATTTTTCATCATAGATGTCTTACCATCATATAActgcattatttattgtaacaattatatgcaataattatcattattacaatattaatgatGGAGTTCAaggtacaatttttaattaaaaataaattatgctgatataaaacatttacatacacttttgatttattgaatcaatgaaaatagattataataaaaagaagttaaatttaaaaaaaaaaattatgattttgtaatatagaaaatataaaaaatccttaaatttgAAATCTAGAAAAAATAGATTGATAAGAATAAGAGGTGGCTAGTCACTGGTGGTTGAGTGTATATTCCTGCTCCAAGGTGTTGGTAATATTATCATTGAAAAGAaccttttgataaaatatttatatattatattgaattgattaatatttatataccagTTGAATTCTGTTCATTAATCATGTCaggattaatataaattattacaaaaaatgtagcAATAGCTttgattttatctaatttaagaCTGATTAGTATGGTATAATGCCCCAATACAGATTAAGAaagatgtttttagttttttattataataataaataaaatttagaaagttcGAAAGATAATCGACTTTCTATATCGTATGTACTTGACATATGTTTGTGGAATACTAAATGTAAAggatggtaaaatataatttaataaactcaagttaaaaattaatgggccaaatgaaaaaaaatatgagaaaaataaaagtaaatacctGCAATAAGTCCCTTTgctaagttttaattaatttaacatgtgtgttcaatgaatgaatatttaagGATTTATCCATGGGCTTAAAAATTAAGTACCATGATgacaaaagaataaatgaaaaattaaaaatatggagcTTTATTCTTAGCTTAAGCACAAAGcatgaaaaattaactaataatatttctaattataagaAGTACTAGCTTATGTTTGTACTTAGTACTTAATTGAGTCTTTTATTAATTAGGTCCAAATGGATGAGTAGCTTAATTTGCTGACATAAACTGgtttatttctgtcattataagttgaaattactttaaaatgttaagaattccaaaaaatctcatttttaagtattttttaaattatagtttttttttttaataaaaatataattcgcaATTACAAAgagggtaataataataaatccttcATGACTCTCTGGTCAAAATCAAAATCCCTTTATAGTAAAGTCAAAATcccattacaaaatataataaaaattagatagtaaaaataaaataggattcaaatattattcaaaatattttaaagtacaatttatatattttactcacATCATCAGCTagaatgaaatgataaaaatctcTGATATTTTTAGTAGCAGATGAAGAACTAGTcagctttgtaaaaaaaaaaaaaacctctgaaTTTATCAACTGATATCTTTGAAACACATAGAATTCAATTAATGTGGCAGATAAATGtactgaaatttaaacaaatgtataTGTTGAAATTAGAAATACTTCAACCATTCTTTACAATTTGTAatgaattaacagaaaatttgatttaattaattcttatattgCAGAATAATGATAATTACAACAGGTTCTTAAAATTAACTTCTTCTTTTTCAGCCTCAGTAGGGCCAGCACTTGGACTTACTGGAGTTATTTACGCTGGCTGTAACAAAGCAGTTTCAGTTTTGATGTTAACAATTGGGATGGGATTGATGGGTTTCTTTTATTCAAGTCTAGGAATTAACCCAACAGATTTAAGTTCAAATTATGCTGGAACAGTAATGGGCATTATAGGATATGGTACAGCATCTGGAATATTTTCACCTTACATAACTGGTATTATTACCAAacatgtaagtaaaaaaattattactttttttttttttttaacagtattcaGCTTCAAATTATTAATGCAGAATCATTTCtttgcaaataaagttctacaTCCCTGCCATGGAACAGAACAATAGCGTAAGATTGACAGAATATAGAATATGTTTGATATATAAGAAAACGGCTATGATAGCCTGCATCTCATATCAGTATCTGTAACCTTTTCAGTTACAATGCAAAACATTGAACTTAACTCACAAAGTCAGCATATATCATTTTAAGTACAACTATCTAGTGGAAATACCAAATGACCAATTTATTGCACCAGCTTATTCAGATTTTAGCATCAAAggatatttgataaatttttaaatggatatttaatttcaaaatctgtttaagaaataagtttcgtatttcatctatatttttgattaaaaaaaaacagaattgtacCAAAATAGTAAAAAGGTCTAATCTGGGAGTATGGTAAATGCGAGTTATGGGAAAATGTagcttattcaatttattataccagtaataatatttgtttcacTGTAAAAAAGATTTTCCCAAACTATATCAAActtgagttttattttgataGGTTTGGTAGAAGGCTGCCCGTGGCTCACTGTGGTAGTAATCacatttgtgggcttgcccaaaaGTCTAAGTAGAAGGAAGACAACAGTGAACGTTTATATTCATAGGTTGTCAGATCAGAGTATCTTCGGCCATGACAGATACTCAAGAGGTACCAAAATTCCGACCAGAAGAGGGGTCCAGATCTTTTTCATTCAACCTCCTCAGTCTCTAATAATGAAGGCTCAGTAGCAGATGTAGGAGTTTCCATCCAAGTGGAAGTTAACCCTTTAGTTAATGAATTCCTGAGAGCTAGGGGCAGACCTGGTAGTTCTGCCCTGCTGGCCCATGAAGTTCA
Proteins encoded in this region:
- the LOC142326941 gene encoding putative inorganic phosphate cotransporter, with amino-acid sequence MDLQIDPGLPEMAGSQTQDLEYELTQFLTSHSENIGVVIAMALSGLILGNIENSWALTFYLYGFTMINLPPIPLKSMAKSPALWGSLIAHFGHDWGIISITSDLPKYMKYVLHYDIEHNGLLSALPFMIVSITAVLGGWLSDFLHRRKLTSTSTSRKLLATISSVGPALGLTGVIYAGCNKAVSVLMLTIGMGLMGFFYSSLGINPTDLSSNYAGTVMGIIGYGTASGIFSPYITGIITKHHTLSEWHTAFGISIAMLTVTDLIFVLIGSGEIQPWDEPT